The Algoriphagus sanaruensis genome window below encodes:
- a CDS encoding dienelactone hydrolase family protein yields the protein MEKLRKEDIPQEAFDLYDYYCHNKLDRRTFVEKLSAYAVGGITVTALMSSMMPDYVNTRTIEPNDERMQSSDYVMYDSPKGGGQIKGLLSKPAGKGKFPGIVVVHENRGLNPYIEDVGRRCAVDGFISIAPDALTPLGGYPGNDDEGRTMQAKRNRDEMLEDFIAAYEFLKNHPDCDGNVGVVGFCFGGWISNAMAVRIPDLKASVPFYGGQPAVEDVPKIQAPLLVIYAELDERVNAGWPAYEEALKANGKKYEMINYPGVNHGFHNNTTPRYDEAAAKAAWDKTIAFFKANLK from the coding sequence ATGGAAAAACTACGCAAAGAGGATATCCCTCAGGAAGCTTTTGACCTCTACGACTACTACTGCCACAACAAGCTGGATCGTCGAACTTTTGTCGAAAAACTATCCGCCTATGCCGTTGGCGGGATTACGGTAACTGCTCTGATGAGCAGCATGATGCCGGATTATGTAAATACACGCACCATTGAGCCAAATGACGAGCGCATGCAAAGTTCGGATTATGTCATGTACGACTCGCCCAAGGGTGGAGGACAGATTAAGGGATTGCTCTCCAAGCCTGCTGGCAAGGGGAAATTTCCTGGAATCGTGGTGGTTCATGAAAACCGTGGACTCAATCCGTATATCGAAGATGTGGGAAGGAGATGCGCGGTGGATGGCTTTATCTCGATTGCTCCGGATGCCTTGACTCCTCTGGGAGGCTATCCTGGAAATGACGACGAAGGACGAACCATGCAGGCTAAGCGAAATCGTGATGAAATGCTCGAGGACTTTATCGCAGCTTATGAATTTCTGAAAAATCATCCTGACTGTGACGGCAATGTTGGCGTGGTGGGATTCTGTTTTGGAGGTTGGATTTCCAATGCGATGGCGGTTCGAATTCCTGATCTGAAAGCATCAGTCCCATTCTATGGAGGACAGCCCGCGGTGGAAGATGTTCCAAAAATTCAGGCTCCACTTTTAGTCATCTACGCCGAACTCGATGAGCGGGTAAATGCAGGTTGGCCGGCTTACGAGGAAGCTTTGAAAGCCAATGGCAAAAAATACGAAATGATCAACTATCCGGGCGTCAATCATGGGTTCCATAACAACACGACTCCAAGATATGACGAGGCAGCTGCCAAGGCGGCCTGGGACAAAACCATCGCGTTTTTTAAGGCTAATCTGAAGTGA
- a CDS encoding alkyl hydroperoxide reductase, translating into MEKNYPNWMAICLKLAAIYNILWGAWVVIWPNTFFEWTGMAPLQHPTIWQGTGMIVGVYGLGYWWASYQPMRHWPIVAVGFLGKIFGPLGFLFNYLVLQEIPFQFSYTLYTNDLIWWVPFFLILKRVHTEMRWQLR; encoded by the coding sequence ATGGAAAAAAATTATCCCAATTGGATGGCGATTTGCCTCAAACTGGCAGCAATTTATAATATACTTTGGGGGGCATGGGTGGTGATTTGGCCGAATACATTTTTTGAATGGACGGGAATGGCTCCACTCCAGCATCCCACCATTTGGCAAGGAACCGGCATGATCGTAGGCGTGTACGGCCTAGGCTACTGGTGGGCAAGTTATCAGCCTATGCGGCATTGGCCCATTGTGGCAGTTGGTTTTCTGGGGAAAATCTTTGGCCCCCTGGGATTTCTGTTCAATTACCTGGTCCTCCAAGAAATCCCCTTTCAATTCAGCTACACGCTCTATACCAACGATCTGATTTGGTGGGTTCCGTTTTTTCTTATTCTAAAGCGGGTTCATACCGAGATGCGATGGCAACTCCGATAA
- a CDS encoding SAP domain-containing protein — protein MNFLKRFFGKTVKEEKEDSDAFKISFPKFNYELEFLEALEKTPIHKLLGYNPYWEPRFKELLGELNPILDKFLTQGLIEISLKEEVLKVPELKKILKENNLPQTGNKEILAKRVFDEVEDKSYDIHLIPFYKLTPKGKEGIKNYRDEFLKQSLNFLKHQAELLLENNLSVLESNHFHIRGQHPDQRSLSGIMNSFGERSNLVLKKLSQNEPFRIQCKFPIEFEKKLRVLIGFREMIIPFFEEFKNEYLKDIDLNEIYSILKTNPEILDFGDKDDFLKTLIHFEHLHFWNQAKLEEILEFKRRHSDSKFEGIQILNSGCKCHEEFGEEKYTWDQLDHLPTLPRFTKCICIYNLM, from the coding sequence ATGAACTTTTTAAAACGATTTTTCGGAAAAACGGTAAAAGAGGAAAAAGAAGACTCGGATGCTTTTAAAATTTCTTTTCCAAAGTTCAATTATGAGTTAGAATTCTTAGAGGCCTTAGAAAAAACACCAATCCATAAGCTACTTGGCTATAACCCCTATTGGGAGCCTCGATTCAAGGAACTGCTTGGAGAATTGAACCCAATTCTAGACAAGTTCCTTACCCAAGGTTTAATTGAAATTAGCTTAAAAGAAGAGGTCTTAAAGGTTCCCGAGCTAAAGAAAATTCTCAAAGAGAACAATTTGCCTCAGACTGGTAACAAAGAGATTTTAGCAAAACGAGTATTCGATGAAGTGGAAGATAAATCTTATGACATCCACTTAATACCGTTTTACAAGCTGACGCCTAAAGGAAAGGAGGGGATTAAAAATTATAGAGATGAATTCTTGAAACAATCCCTAAACTTTTTAAAACATCAAGCCGAACTTTTACTGGAAAACAATCTATCGGTACTTGAATCAAATCATTTTCATATTCGAGGGCAACATCCTGATCAAAGAAGCTTATCTGGAATAATGAATTCATTTGGAGAGAGATCCAATTTAGTTTTAAAAAAACTAAGTCAAAATGAGCCATTTCGCATTCAATGTAAATTCCCAATCGAATTTGAAAAGAAGCTTCGAGTTTTAATTGGATTCAGAGAGATGATCATCCCATTTTTCGAGGAATTCAAAAATGAATATTTAAAGGATATAGACTTAAATGAGATCTATTCTATCCTCAAAACAAATCCAGAAATCCTCGATTTCGGCGATAAAGACGATTTTTTGAAAACATTGATTCATTTTGAACATCTACACTTTTGGAATCAAGCCAAACTAGAAGAAATACTTGAATTTAAAAGACGGCACTCAGACTCCAAATTTGAGGGAATTCAAATTTTAAATTCCGGATGCAAATGCCATGAAGAGTTTGGCGAAGAGAAATACACTTGGGATCAACTTGACCATCTACCTACCCTTCCAAGATTTACAAAGTGTATTTGTATTTACAATTTGATGTAA
- a CDS encoding DUF1456 family protein — MSNNDILRTLRYTFHFHNHKMAEIFGFGGLPIFAEEVALWLKKEEEPDFKKLYDKDLAAFLNGLIINNRGLKDGEVPTPEKSLNNNLILRKLRIALNYKDEDMLDIFALRGFRLSKHELSAFFRNPTQAQYRECKDQILRNFLMGLQLKFRPKE, encoded by the coding sequence ATGAGCAATAACGACATTCTCCGCACGCTGCGGTACACCTTCCATTTTCACAATCACAAGATGGCTGAAATTTTCGGCTTTGGGGGACTGCCCATTTTCGCAGAGGAGGTCGCGCTTTGGCTCAAAAAGGAAGAGGAACCCGATTTCAAAAAGCTCTACGACAAAGACCTGGCAGCTTTTCTCAACGGACTGATTATCAATAACCGAGGATTAAAAGACGGGGAAGTGCCTACGCCCGAAAAGTCCCTCAACAACAACCTGATCCTCCGTAAACTCCGCATCGCGCTCAACTACAAGGACGAGGACATGCTGGATATCTTTGCCCTTCGTGGCTTTCGACTCAGCAAGCACGAACTGAGTGCCTTTTTTCGGAATCCTACCCAAGCCCAATACCGGGAATGCAAGGATCAAATTCTTCGAAATTTCTTGATGGGCCTACAACTCAAATTCCGTCCGAAGGAATAA
- a CDS encoding GxxExxY protein, producing the protein MLENEISSQVIGAAIEVHKHLGPGLLESSYEACLLYELKDRGLDVKSEVLLPIHYKGFQLDAGYRLDILVENRLILEIKSVEKLEGIHIAQLLTYLRLSKLKLCLLINFNSEKVIDGVKRVVNNL; encoded by the coding sequence ATGCTAGAAAATGAAATTTCATCTCAGGTGATTGGTGCTGCTATTGAGGTTCATAAACATCTTGGACCTGGATTATTGGAAAGTAGCTATGAGGCTTGTCTTCTTTACGAATTAAAGGACCGAGGACTAGACGTAAAATCCGAAGTTTTGCTTCCAATTCATTACAAGGGATTTCAACTTGATGCGGGGTATAGACTCGATATTTTGGTCGAAAATCGTCTGATCCTTGAAATTAAATCTGTGGAAAAACTGGAAGGAATTCATATCGCACAACTTTTGACCTATCTAAGATTATCCAAATTGAAGCTCTGCCTTCTAATCAATTTCAATTCAGAAAAGGTAATCGATGGGGTAAAGCGAGTCGTAAACAATCTTTAA
- a CDS encoding B12-binding domain-containing radical SAM protein codes for MSTKVLLITPPFTQLNTPYPATAYIKGFLNTLSVSSRQADLGIEVILKLFSKKGLTQVFDIASQKVDELSDNSARILRMKASYLQTIGSVIDFLQDKNPTLAYHISEGNFLPEASRFEQLDDLEWAFGTLGVRDKARYLATLYLEDIGDLITEAVDPHFGFSRYAERLGMSAKTFDEMNAALQQAPSLIDSLLLELLEEKIQAYQPESVAFSVPFPGNLYAAFKCGQYIKANHPQIKVWMGGGYPNTELRTLKEPRVFDYVDFITLDDGEAPILLLLDYLAGKRPITELKRTFVRIDGAVKFLNNSAVKDLPQREVGTPDYSDLPLREYLSVIEVANPMHRLWSDGRWNKLTLAHGCYWGKCTFCDISLDYIGRYEPINASILCDRIEEIMAQTGTNGFHFVDEAAPPALMRDLAIEILRRGLVVVWWTNIRFESSFTADLCRLLRVSGCIAVSGGLEVASDRLLALIKKGVTVAQVAQVTNHFTQAGIMVHAYLMYGYPTQTAQETIDSMEMVRQLFESGVLQSGFWHRFAMTEHSPVGMDPKAFGVKRTDLSLGPFANNEVDFVDPIGVDHGLFSEGLRKSLFNYMHGVGFDIPLKNWFDFKVPPTSIPKKYIERQIQSEPAQTYKDQHRILWIGAQPELMEAEEGFCELIFSGKKEDFAIELPLELGEWVVWLLAKVSYTEALNTLKPIREHYEAELGDFEELVESEVWEILQEHGLLVF; via the coding sequence TTGTCAACCAAAGTTCTTCTCATCACCCCGCCTTTTACCCAACTCAATACTCCTTATCCGGCTACGGCTTACATCAAGGGGTTTTTGAATACGCTCAGCGTGTCCTCCCGACAGGCGGACTTGGGTATTGAAGTGATTTTGAAGCTTTTTTCTAAAAAGGGCCTTACTCAGGTTTTTGATATCGCTTCGCAAAAAGTCGATGAGCTCTCGGATAATTCCGCCCGAATTCTCCGCATGAAGGCGAGCTACCTGCAGACCATCGGTTCGGTGATTGATTTCCTCCAAGACAAAAATCCCACCTTGGCTTACCATATTTCCGAAGGGAATTTTCTTCCCGAAGCCAGCCGCTTTGAGCAGTTGGATGATCTGGAATGGGCTTTTGGAACCTTGGGAGTCCGTGACAAGGCGAGGTATTTGGCTACGCTTTACCTGGAAGATATCGGAGATTTGATCACGGAAGCGGTCGATCCGCACTTTGGCTTTAGTCGCTATGCCGAGCGATTGGGCATGTCGGCCAAGACCTTTGACGAAATGAATGCTGCACTCCAGCAAGCTCCGAGTTTGATCGATTCCCTTTTGCTGGAATTGTTGGAAGAAAAAATCCAAGCCTACCAACCCGAATCCGTGGCCTTTTCGGTTCCTTTTCCCGGAAATCTCTATGCTGCTTTCAAGTGCGGGCAATATATTAAAGCAAACCATCCTCAAATCAAGGTTTGGATGGGGGGAGGCTATCCGAATACCGAACTTCGAACCCTGAAGGAGCCTCGGGTATTTGACTATGTGGACTTTATCACGCTGGATGACGGGGAAGCTCCGATTCTGCTTTTATTGGATTATTTGGCAGGAAAGCGGCCGATTACCGAACTCAAACGCACATTTGTGCGGATCGATGGAGCGGTGAAATTTCTGAATAATTCTGCCGTAAAGGACCTGCCTCAGCGGGAAGTGGGCACCCCTGACTATAGCGATTTGCCCTTGCGGGAATACCTTTCGGTGATCGAGGTGGCCAACCCTATGCACCGACTTTGGAGTGATGGTCGCTGGAACAAGTTGACACTGGCGCATGGCTGCTACTGGGGCAAGTGTACCTTTTGCGATATTTCCCTGGATTATATCGGACGCTATGAACCTATCAATGCTTCGATTCTTTGTGATCGGATTGAGGAAATCATGGCCCAGACGGGCACCAACGGATTTCACTTTGTGGATGAGGCGGCTCCACCTGCTTTGATGCGGGATTTGGCGATTGAGATTTTGAGGAGAGGATTGGTGGTGGTTTGGTGGACGAATATCCGCTTTGAAAGCAGTTTTACGGCAGACCTTTGTCGCCTGCTTCGAGTTTCCGGCTGCATCGCGGTTTCGGGAGGATTGGAGGTCGCTTCAGATCGACTTTTGGCACTGATCAAAAAGGGAGTGACGGTGGCCCAAGTGGCTCAGGTCACGAATCATTTTACTCAGGCAGGCATTATGGTGCATGCCTATCTGATGTATGGCTATCCCACCCAAACGGCGCAGGAAACCATCGATTCCATGGAAATGGTGCGACAGTTGTTTGAGTCGGGGGTGTTGCAGTCGGGCTTTTGGCATCGCTTTGCCATGACGGAGCATAGTCCGGTGGGCATGGATCCCAAGGCCTTTGGTGTCAAGCGAACCGATCTTTCACTTGGTCCATTTGCGAATAATGAGGTGGATTTTGTCGATCCAATTGGCGTGGATCATGGTTTGTTTTCCGAAGGATTGCGAAAATCCCTATTCAACTACATGCATGGCGTGGGCTTTGATATTCCTTTGAAAAACTGGTTTGACTTCAAAGTTCCGCCGACATCCATTCCCAAAAAGTACATCGAACGGCAGATTCAGAGTGAACCCGCCCAGACCTACAAAGATCAGCACCGCATTCTTTGGATTGGCGCTCAGCCCGAATTGATGGAAGCTGAGGAAGGATTTTGCGAGTTGATTTTCTCTGGGAAAAAAGAGGATTTTGCGATCGAACTGCCCCTCGAACTTGGTGAGTGGGTGGTTTGGCTTTTGGCCAAGGTGAGTTATACCGAGGCGCTAAATACGCTGAAACCTATCCGGGAACATTACGAGGCCGAGTTGGGAGATTTCGAAGAATTAGTTGAATCGGAAGTGTGGGAAATCCTCCAGGAGCATGGGTTGCTGGTTTTTTAA
- a CDS encoding Pycsar system effector family protein: MEEPIFESKKEKDKTERERQTFYRVAFQNYSNLLQIADNKANIIISINALVISSLIALVSYGSISNQLEMQRPIIFVPIILFLGLILCSTFLAVQVAKPKIMGRSTDKSVKPQFSMLFFGATDFYSFEEYLAETHRVLKSRAEIQDQMTLSLYYQGRVLSRKYKVLRQAYTVFTIALAFGVMVLLGNLIL, from the coding sequence ATGGAAGAACCTATTTTTGAGTCTAAAAAAGAAAAGGACAAGACCGAGCGGGAAAGGCAGACCTTTTATCGGGTAGCTTTTCAAAACTACAGCAACCTCCTGCAGATCGCGGACAACAAGGCAAACATTATCATTAGTATCAATGCCTTGGTGATTTCTTCCCTCATTGCCTTGGTGAGTTACGGCTCCATTTCCAATCAGCTAGAAATGCAGCGTCCGATCATCTTTGTGCCGATTATTCTCTTTTTGGGATTGATCCTTTGTTCCACCTTTTTGGCGGTGCAAGTTGCCAAGCCTAAAATCATGGGACGATCCACGGATAAAAGCGTCAAACCACAGTTTAGCATGCTGTTTTTTGGGGCCACAGACTTTTATTCCTTTGAAGAATATTTGGCAGAAACCCACCGAGTGCTCAAGTCCCGAGCAGAAATTCAAGATCAAATGACCCTTTCCTTGTATTACCAAGGCCGGGTGCTAAGTCGAAAATACAAAGTCCTTCGCCAAGCTTACACCGTGTTTACGATTGCTTTGGCCTTTGGAGTAATGGTTCTTTTGGGGAATCTAATTTTATAA
- a CDS encoding SIMPL domain-containing protein, producing the protein MKTIFGVLLGLFLSLSLAAQQIQQVPLIEVEGYAERKINPDEAVFSISLMEKSLKVSEATAILNKKTQRLADALKKGKIKDYKLVADNFSVNVNTVYRSGTARDSGYVARQVLRIITSPTNEDLQKIVEAIEESGDMSYQLNFGIAESTRKSLEDTLLAEALKNAEAKAILIGNTLGIRGLTVFHVMMEADYRPNPVNVAFAKMASEAADMLIQPDDQTIGKRVFVKYTY; encoded by the coding sequence ATGAAAACTATTTTTGGAGTACTTCTTGGGCTTTTTCTAAGCCTTTCCCTCGCAGCTCAACAAATCCAGCAAGTCCCATTGATCGAAGTGGAAGGCTATGCCGAACGAAAAATCAATCCCGATGAAGCGGTCTTTTCCATTTCACTTATGGAAAAATCCCTGAAAGTGAGCGAGGCTACAGCCATCCTCAATAAAAAAACACAACGATTGGCAGACGCCCTGAAAAAAGGAAAGATCAAAGATTACAAATTGGTCGCTGATAATTTCTCAGTCAATGTAAACACCGTATATCGCTCCGGGACAGCCCGAGACAGCGGCTATGTGGCTCGTCAAGTGCTTCGAATTATCACCAGCCCAACCAATGAGGATTTGCAAAAAATAGTGGAAGCCATCGAAGAATCGGGAGACATGAGCTACCAACTCAACTTCGGCATTGCAGAAAGTACCCGAAAATCCTTGGAAGACACCCTATTGGCAGAAGCTTTAAAAAATGCGGAAGCCAAGGCCATCTTAATCGGAAATACCTTGGGCATTCGTGGTCTAACTGTATTTCATGTGATGATGGAGGCCGATTACCGTCCAAACCCGGTAAATGTCGCATTTGCTAAAATGGCCTCCGAAGCTGCAGATATGCTTATTCAGCCCGATGATCAAACCATCGGCAAGCGGGTATTTGTCAAATACACATATTGA
- a CDS encoding cation-translocating P-type ATPase, with product MAFYQQLAEDLFSEFETHKTGLNSAESQNRLEKFGPNALLEKKKKPAWVLFLAQFKDFMILILAAAAVISGIVGDLTDTIIILVIIVLNAILGFVQEYRAEKAMDSLKKLTETQTKVFRDGQLITVPSRELVPGDVVTLEAGNMVPADLRLIDTFSLKVDESSLTGESVPIDKQSGIVEGENLNPGDQFNMAFKGTLVTNGRANGLVVATGMKTEIGKIASLLQENAPSTPLQQRMKRFAKAISIIILAICGVLFLAGIARGEEIFTVLLLAVSLAVAAIPEALPALITIALSLGAGRLAKKKALVRKLPAVESLGSVTYICTDKTGTLTQNKMTVTEVDAFHQFPISAEFSNLQIGLGLCHDVHLDKKGSPEGESTEVALVERILQELTLGQYQTLKVQFPRIGELPFDSSRKRMSTFHRLGDQILMLCKGAPEAISSILKEKDQAEQLQRSAEAWAQKGERVLAFAGKILDHLPEESEWMQLESELDYYGKVGMIDPPREEVKLAIAECKTAGIKPVMITGDHPATARAIASAVGIWKEGDGVLTGAELGNLSEEEFANQVEHISVYARVAPEQKLRIVQALQQKGHFAAMTGDGVNDAPSLKAANIGVAMGISGTDVSKEAAHLILLDDNFSTIVRAVKEGRRIYDNIVKFIKYIMTCNGAEIWTIGLAPFLGFPNPLLPIHILWINLVTDGLPALALASERAEKDIMKQAPRPPKQSLFANGVGYHIIWVGMLMAAVTLFTQYWSIAQGWHWQTMVFSVLAFSQLGHVMAVRSDRTFLYQQGIFSNKPLFGAVLLTLFLQLGVIYLPMMNEIFHTQALNWTELGFSLAMSLVVFHAVEFEKWIRKRFFSVKKT from the coding sequence TATCAGGCATTGTAGGAGACCTGACCGATACGATCATCATTTTGGTCATTATTGTACTCAATGCGATCTTGGGCTTTGTCCAGGAATACCGGGCTGAAAAGGCGATGGATTCGTTGAAGAAACTCACCGAAACCCAAACCAAGGTCTTCCGAGACGGTCAGCTTATCACAGTTCCTTCCAGAGAACTGGTTCCCGGAGATGTGGTGACCCTGGAAGCCGGAAATATGGTTCCTGCAGATCTAAGGCTGATCGACACTTTCTCCCTGAAAGTCGATGAGTCTTCCCTTACAGGAGAGTCAGTTCCCATCGACAAGCAAAGCGGAATAGTAGAGGGAGAAAATCTCAATCCCGGAGATCAATTCAACATGGCGTTCAAAGGAACTCTTGTTACTAATGGTCGGGCAAACGGGCTGGTGGTGGCAACGGGCATGAAAACTGAAATCGGCAAAATCGCCAGTCTCCTCCAAGAAAATGCTCCTAGCACACCTTTGCAGCAACGGATGAAACGATTTGCGAAGGCCATCTCCATCATTATCCTAGCGATTTGCGGGGTTTTATTTTTAGCTGGAATCGCAAGGGGAGAAGAAATTTTTACCGTCTTACTTCTTGCCGTTAGCTTAGCTGTAGCTGCTATTCCAGAAGCTTTACCAGCTTTGATCACCATCGCATTATCACTTGGCGCAGGACGACTGGCCAAAAAGAAAGCATTGGTTCGAAAGCTTCCTGCCGTGGAAAGTTTGGGGTCGGTCACCTACATCTGCACCGATAAGACTGGAACCTTGACTCAGAATAAAATGACTGTGACGGAAGTAGATGCATTTCATCAATTCCCGATATCCGCCGAGTTTTCCAACCTCCAAATTGGTTTAGGCCTTTGTCATGACGTACACTTGGACAAAAAAGGAAGTCCTGAAGGCGAATCAACCGAAGTGGCATTAGTAGAACGAATTCTCCAGGAACTCACTCTAGGTCAATATCAAACGCTAAAGGTCCAATTCCCTCGTATCGGTGAACTCCCTTTTGACTCTTCCCGAAAGCGAATGAGTACCTTTCATCGCTTGGGAGATCAGATTTTAATGCTTTGCAAAGGCGCTCCTGAAGCCATTTCTTCCATTCTCAAAGAGAAAGATCAAGCTGAGCAACTTCAACGAAGTGCCGAAGCCTGGGCTCAAAAAGGTGAGCGAGTATTGGCTTTCGCAGGGAAAATCCTTGACCATCTTCCGGAAGAATCAGAGTGGATGCAGTTGGAGTCCGAATTGGACTATTATGGAAAAGTGGGAATGATCGATCCGCCACGAGAAGAGGTCAAACTAGCGATCGCAGAATGCAAAACCGCAGGAATCAAACCGGTCATGATCACAGGAGACCATCCTGCCACTGCACGAGCAATCGCCTCAGCGGTAGGAATCTGGAAAGAAGGCGATGGCGTCCTTACGGGTGCAGAACTTGGAAATTTGTCGGAGGAGGAATTTGCCAATCAAGTAGAACACATCAGTGTTTACGCTCGAGTCGCGCCCGAGCAAAAGCTTCGAATCGTCCAAGCACTTCAGCAGAAAGGCCATTTTGCCGCCATGACCGGAGACGGGGTCAATGACGCGCCTTCCCTCAAAGCGGCAAACATTGGCGTGGCCATGGGAATATCTGGAACCGATGTCAGCAAGGAAGCCGCCCACCTGATCTTATTGGATGATAATTTCTCGACGATCGTCCGGGCTGTCAAAGAGGGGCGCCGAATCTATGACAACATTGTCAAATTCATCAAGTACATCATGACTTGCAATGGGGCCGAAATCTGGACCATCGGCCTGGCCCCTTTTCTCGGTTTCCCCAATCCCCTCCTTCCCATTCATATCCTCTGGATCAATCTGGTTACCGACGGACTACCAGCCTTGGCCTTGGCAAGTGAGCGGGCAGAAAAAGACATCATGAAACAAGCGCCTCGACCTCCCAAGCAAAGTCTTTTCGCAAACGGAGTAGGGTACCACATCATCTGGGTGGGAATGCTGATGGCTGCCGTGACCTTATTCACCCAGTATTGGTCGATCGCCCAAGGATGGCATTGGCAGACGATGGTATTTTCGGTCCTTGCCTTTTCCCAACTCGGCCATGTGATGGCTGTGCGAAGCGATCGTACTTTCTTATACCAACAGGGAATCTTCTCCAACAAGCCTTTGTTTGGTGCGGTTTTGCTGACGCTTTTCCTTCAACTCGGAGTGATTTATCTCCCAATGATGAATGAAATTTTCCATACCCAAGCCCTCAACTGGACCGAATTAGGGTTTTCGCTGGCCATGTCTCTGGTGGTTTTTCATGCGGTCGAATTTGAAAAATGGATCAGAAAGCGCTTTTTCTCCGTTAAAAAAACTTAA